A part of Pungitius pungitius chromosome 15, fPunPun2.1, whole genome shotgun sequence genomic DNA contains:
- the LOC119203598 gene encoding presenilin-associated rhomboid-like protein A, mitochondrial: MAWRGCVIKWAKTEFLRSTNSTPRATRLNPHHQQRCGFRRDAKRPDTNKGNVTRETKPTPSEAGIPGPPPPLKVPRPPLFKPLMFTVGFTGFSFGAAAILQYETLKSRVQNATDAEESEKLVQGSQDMAYWHDWWNQLSGFQQQLLLLLSMVDDFWSSLTEGQRTVTGIIAVNAVVLCCWRIPSMQRTMIKYFTSNPASKTRCLPMILSSFSHYSFIHMVANMYVLWTFSSGLVSLLGREQFLAVYLSAGVISTMLSYICKTASGRLHPSLGASGAVMAVLAAVCAKMPEAKLGIIFLPMITFTAGNALKALVAIDTAGLLLGWRLFDHAAHLGGALFGIWYVSYGHKLIWRKREPLVKLWHEMRSPAAGGSRPGG; this comes from the exons ATGGCGTGGCGAGGATGCGTAATCAAATGGGCTAAAACAGAGTTCCTCAGGTCCACCAACAGTACTCCACGAGCGACCAG ACTGAATCCCCATCACCAACAGAGGTGTGGTTTCCGTCGAGATGCCAAAAGGCCAGATACAAATAAAGGAAATGTCACCAGAGAAACCAAGCCCACCCCCTCTGAGGCTGGCATACCGGGACCCCCACCGCCCCTCAAGGTCCCCAGGCCCCCGCTCTTCAAACCGCTGATGTTCACAGTTGGG TTTACAGGTTTCTCCTTTGGTGCGGCGGCCATTCTGCAGTATGAGACGTTGAAGTCGAGAGTTCAGAACGCGACGGACGCGGAGGAGTCGGAAAAGCTCGTGCAG GGGTCTCAGGACATGGCGTACTGGCACGACTGGTGGAACCAGTTGTCGggcttccagcagcagcttctcctcctgttGTCCATGGTGGACGACTTCTGGAGCAGCCTCACAGAGGGGCAGAGGACCGTTACCG GCATCATCGCTGTGAATGCTGTTGTACTGTGCTGCTGGCGGATCCCGTCCATGCAAAGAACCATGATTAAGTACTTCACGTCCAACCCAGCCTCCA AAACACGGTGCCTTCCCATGATCCTGTCCTCCTTCAGCCATTACTCCTTCATCCACATGGTGGCCAACATGTACGTCCTGTGGACGTTCTCATCAGGACTTGTCTCTCTCTTAGGCAGGGAGCAGTTCCTTGCAGTCTACCTGTCTGCTG gtgtGATTTCCACTATGCTCAGCTACATTTGTAAAACCGCATCGGGACGTCTCCATCCATCCTTAGGAGCA TCGGGTGCCGTCATGGCGGTGCTGGCTGCAGTGTGTGCAAAAATGCCAGAGGCTAAACTGGGCATAATCTTCCTTCCCATGATCACTTTCACTGCAGGAAAT gCTCTTAAAGCTCTTGTTGCCATAGATACAGCCGGGCTCCTACTGGGATGGCGGCTGTTTGACCACGCAGCTCACCTCGGCGGTGCCCTCTTTGGAAT ATGGTACGTGTCCTATGGTCACAAGCTGATTTGGAGGAAGAGGGAGCCCCTGGTGAAGCTGTGGCATGAAATGCGTTCTCCAGCTGCCGGTGGATCGAGGCCCGGGGGTTGA
- the extl2 gene encoding exostosin-like 2 isoform X2, which translates to MRFPRCFTGLRRAYLVWPILLLLLVGAALTALLPPAEDHGGIDVLGVLSRTRPQRDSPAGGPRRDGADGEQGFTIVIQTYNRTDILLKLLNHYQAVPRLQRIVIVWNNVGAQTPLKLWKSLQPHPVPVIFKEQTSNLMRNRLQPFPEIDTDAVLMLDDDTLQFSDQIVGFVPRKHVSTPGGVYSYGSFELQDPETSGGDKYSMVLIGAAFFHRRYLQLFRDQPRAVHALVDETQNCDDIAVNFAVALYLREHSVGSVAKPSGVFVKPVDLRNLEKDASSGYQGMWHRPEHLLQRSYCLNRLTQIYGFMPLCFSNLMVSQFGFPSYANHKGRA; encoded by the exons ATGAG GTTCCCCCGATGCTTCACGGGGCTCAGGCGAGCCTACCTGGTTTGGCcgatcctcctgctgctcctggtcGGTGCAGCCCTGACggctctgctgccccctgccgAGGACCACGGAGGCATCGATGTCCTCGGAGTGCTGAGCAGGACGAGGCCGCAGAGGGACAGTCCTGCAGGGGGGCCCCGCCGTGACGGCGCAGACGGCGAGCAGGGGTTCACCATTGTCATCCAAACGTACAACCGCACGGACATTTTGCTCAAGCTCCTGAACCATTACCAGGCGGTGCCTCGCCTTCAGCGCATCGTCATCGTGTGGAACAACGTCGGGGCGCAGACGCCCCTGAAGCTGTGGAAGTCTTTGCAGCCTCATCCGGTCCCTGTGATCTTCAAGGAGCAGACTAGCAATCTGATGCGCAACAGACTACAACCGTTCCCTGAGATTGATACTGATG CCGTGCTGATGCTGGATGACGACACCCTG CAATTTTCCGACCAAATTGTTGGGTTCGTACCGCGTAAACACGTCTCGACGCCAGGAGGAGTTTACAGTTATGGCAGCTTTGAACTGCAGGACCCAGAAACATCTGGAGGCGACAA GTACTCCATGGTGTTGATTGGTGCCGCCTTCTTCCACCGCCGCTACCTCCAGCTGTTCCGGGACCAACCTCGGGCCGTTCACGCGCTGGTGGACGAGACCCAGAATTGCGATGACATCGCCGTTAACTTCGCCGTGGCGCTGTATTTGAGGGAGCACTCCGTGGGCAGCGTTGCCAAACCCTCCGGGGTCTTCGTCAAACCCGTGGACCTCCGCAACCTGGAGAAGGACGCCAGCAGCGGGTACCAGGGGATGTGGCACCGCCCGGAACACCTCCTGCAGAGATCCTACTGCCTGAACAGGCTCACGCAGATTTACGGCTTCATGCCACTCTGCTTCTCCAACCTGATGGTCTCCCAGTTCGGCTTCCCAAGCTACGCCAACCACAAGGGTCGAGCTTGA
- the extl2 gene encoding exostosin-like 2 isoform X1 — protein MRFPRCFTGLRRAYLVWPILLLLLVGAALTALLPPAEDHGGIDVLGVLSRTRPQRDSPAGGPRRDGADGEQGFTIVIQTYNRTDILLKLLNHYQAVPRLQRIVIVWNNVGAQTPLKLWKSLQPHPVPVIFKEQTSNLMRNRLQPFPEIDTDAVLMLDDDTLVSVPDISFAFSVWKQFSDQIVGFVPRKHVSTPGGVYSYGSFELQDPETSGGDKYSMVLIGAAFFHRRYLQLFRDQPRAVHALVDETQNCDDIAVNFAVALYLREHSVGSVAKPSGVFVKPVDLRNLEKDASSGYQGMWHRPEHLLQRSYCLNRLTQIYGFMPLCFSNLMVSQFGFPSYANHKGRA, from the exons ATGAG GTTCCCCCGATGCTTCACGGGGCTCAGGCGAGCCTACCTGGTTTGGCcgatcctcctgctgctcctggtcGGTGCAGCCCTGACggctctgctgccccctgccgAGGACCACGGAGGCATCGATGTCCTCGGAGTGCTGAGCAGGACGAGGCCGCAGAGGGACAGTCCTGCAGGGGGGCCCCGCCGTGACGGCGCAGACGGCGAGCAGGGGTTCACCATTGTCATCCAAACGTACAACCGCACGGACATTTTGCTCAAGCTCCTGAACCATTACCAGGCGGTGCCTCGCCTTCAGCGCATCGTCATCGTGTGGAACAACGTCGGGGCGCAGACGCCCCTGAAGCTGTGGAAGTCTTTGCAGCCTCATCCGGTCCCTGTGATCTTCAAGGAGCAGACTAGCAATCTGATGCGCAACAGACTACAACCGTTCCCTGAGATTGATACTGATG CCGTGCTGATGCTGGATGACGACACCCTGGTCAGTGTTCCTGACATCAGTTTTGCGTTCTCTGTCTGGAAG CAATTTTCCGACCAAATTGTTGGGTTCGTACCGCGTAAACACGTCTCGACGCCAGGAGGAGTTTACAGTTATGGCAGCTTTGAACTGCAGGACCCAGAAACATCTGGAGGCGACAA GTACTCCATGGTGTTGATTGGTGCCGCCTTCTTCCACCGCCGCTACCTCCAGCTGTTCCGGGACCAACCTCGGGCCGTTCACGCGCTGGTGGACGAGACCCAGAATTGCGATGACATCGCCGTTAACTTCGCCGTGGCGCTGTATTTGAGGGAGCACTCCGTGGGCAGCGTTGCCAAACCCTCCGGGGTCTTCGTCAAACCCGTGGACCTCCGCAACCTGGAGAAGGACGCCAGCAGCGGGTACCAGGGGATGTGGCACCGCCCGGAACACCTCCTGCAGAGATCCTACTGCCTGAACAGGCTCACGCAGATTTACGGCTTCATGCCACTCTGCTTCTCCAACCTGATGGTCTCCCAGTTCGGCTTCCCAAGCTACGCCAACCACAAGGGTCGAGCTTGA
- the zgc:110366 gene encoding glyoxal reductase produces MLLAPKQSRPTIPLSNGLQIPILGLGTSHDGGYSHDAIVYALTECGVRHIDTATRYGCEQKLGDAIRESGIPRRDLWVTNKLWPGDYGYQAAKKACLDSCSLMGFKYFDLYLMHWPEATRPGCSNREMRAETWRALEELHKEGLCSAIGVSNFLVRHLEELKEDCSVVPHVNQVEYHPFQQPKLLMEYCRQEGIVFEGYSPLAKGQVLDDPAVLRIAQKYGRTAAQICIRWSIQNGVVTIPKSINKKRIQENLSSVWVPAGGVRHGCFRELGGWKACDLGSDQCGVTD; encoded by the exons ATGCTTTTGGCACCAAAGCAGAGTCGTCCAACAATCCCACTTTCCAATGGTCTGCAGATTCCAATATTGGGATTAG GCACCTCGCATGATGGCGGATACTCCCACGACGCCATCGTGTACGCGCTCACAGAGTGTGGCGTGCGCCACATCGACACCGCAACGCGCTACGGCTGTGAGCAGAAACTGGGTGACGCCATCAGAGAGAGTGGGATACCACGAAGGGACCTGTGGGTCACCAATAAACTGTGGCCAGGGGACTACGGATACCAAGCTGCAAAGAAAGCCTGCCTGGACTCCTGCTCCCTGATGGGGTTTAAATACTTTG ATTTGTACCTGATGCACTGGCCAGAGGCCACGCGACCTGGATGCTCCAACAGGGAGATGAGAGCGGAGACCTGGAGAGCTTTAGAAGAACTGCACAAAGAAG GGCTGTGCTCCGCTATTGGAGTGAGCAACTTTTTGGTCCGCCACCTGGAAGAGTTAAAGGAAGACTGCAGTGTCGTGCCCCATGTTAACCAG GTGGAGTACCATCCTTTCCAGCAGCCCAAGCTCCTGATGGAGTACTGCCGTCAGGAGGGAATTGTATTTGAAGGGTACAGTCCTCTGGCCAAAGGTCAAGTCCTCGACGACCCGGCCGTTCTTCGAATTGCCCAAAAATACGGACGCACGGCGGCTCAGATCTGCATCCGCTGGAGTATTCAG AATGGAGTGGTCACAATCCCCAAATCCATCAACAAGAAAAGGATTCAAGAAAACTTGTCAA GTGTTTGGGTTCCAGCTGGAGGAGTCCGACATGGCTGCTTTAGGGAGCTTGGAGGATGGAAGGCATGTGACTTGGGATCCGACCAATGTGGAGTAACAGACTGA
- the rc3h1b gene encoding roquin-1 produces the protein MPVQAPQWTEFLLCPICTQTFEETVRRPISLGCGHTVCKMCLNKLHRKACPFDQTAISTDIEQLPVNTALLQLVGGQVPKAQPVALITSPEDSQHYEEARQCVEELALYLKPLSNTRGVGLSSTAQSMLSRPMQRKLVTLVHCQLVEEEGRVRAMRAARSLGERTVTELILQHQNPQQLSSNLWAAVRARGCQFLGPAMQEEALKLVLLALEDGSALSRKVLVLFVVQRLEPRFPQASKTSIGHVVQLLYRASCFKVTKRDEDSSLMQLKEEFRTYEALRREHDSQIVQIAMEGGLRIAPDQWSSLLYGDQSHKSHMQSIIDKLQTPASFAQSVQELTIALQRTGDPANLNRLRPHLELLANIDPSPDAPPPTWEQLEKGLVAVKTVVHGLVDFIQNHSKKGADPQQPPQHSKYKTYMCRDMKQKGGCPRGASCTFAHSQEELEKYRKMNKRLAARLPGSGGLMSDEGLPLDVGVTRKPSPLTNGSGGSSLPQLIARGTDTVPYELLRKPMKMDGGSPSAPGSPPDGMDSVLPKPGMPPHAMAHSRMPVDHLSGVKHMPVVARGSPVYPQAPHPEMCYDSRPPPSASQYDPPQYPTGYPYQQPPQYVPRDYMRNPPPPSESGPPYQDPYPGYGPPERSYQGPHSGPPFSYPHPSHHDRGRHGNYNGPPPPPQPYPSQRDGLVRMSPAPLDMPPQSVGQANSLYHQEPSSRDRYPPDGYYTQGAQPPPMRGYVRGPSYSGSQPSLDYLHRRRQELLSQLEERKVISPPPFAASPTLPHPFPSDYPPEYGEENSKTMGKCREPDYAGQYSPWSCETIGSYIGTKDAKPKDVMGPGSMDMMNAEAKSMREQSLEAPRRGAEVKDDDPIIPFGPQPTVSRFGAISRTSKTGYQTTGPGQAMASPPQNPSSKHMAMSSEYAYGSHGGWGGASYPSHQTASSSQGHFSERMPMAAPDREQLKIELQQVNQQINQQTQMRSMEASSNSLLLQREGSALAGQAVQAGQGQAAAQQQPKWPAVGANTTPVSSEQLSLELHQVEREIGKRTREMALENQVTHDVQQYKIKPAENGQPEHKTQLEEISMALGEVSNGSNSLQESAVGGSMLSLTNKTSALGLCSDPGAAGSEMQKNGVHSCS, from the exons ATGCCAGTGCAAGCACCACAATGGACAGAGTTCCTGCTGTGCCCGATCTGCACACAGACATTTGAAGAGACTGTTCGCCGGCCCATCAGCTTGGGCTGTGGACACACTGTCTGCAAGATGTGCTTGAACAAGTTGCACCGCAAGGCCTGTCCTTTTGACCAGACAGCCATCAGCACAGACATCGAGCAGCTACCTGTCAACACTGCCCTGTTGCAGCTGGTGGGAGGCCAG GTTCCTAAGGCTCAACCAGTTGCCTTGATTACCAGTCCAGAGGACTCGCAGCATTATGAGGAGGCCAGGCAGTGTGTGGAGGAGCTGGCCCTCTACCTCAAACCTCTCAGCAACACCCGAG GTGTGGGCCTGAGCAGCACGGCCCAGAGCATGCTGAGTCGACCCATGCAGAGGAAACTGGTGACTCTGGTCCACTGCCAGCTAGTGGAAGAGGAGGGCCGGGTCAGAGCCATGAGGGCCGCCCGCTCTCTGGGCGAGCGAACAGTCACTGAACTCATCTTACAGCACCAGAATCCACAGCAGCTCTCCTCCAACCTCTGGGCCGCTGTGCGTGCACGAGGATGTCAGTTTCTAGGCCCAG CCATGCAGGAGGAAGCTCTGAAGTTGGTTCTTCTTGCTCTGGAGGACGGCTCCGCACTTTCCAGGAAGGTGTTAGTTCTCTTTGTGGTTCAGAGGCTTGAGCCACGCTTCCCGCAGGCCTCTAAGACCAGTATTGGGCATGTGGTGCAGCTACTCTACAGGGCCTCCTGCTTCAAG GTGACCAAACGGGATGAAGATTCGTCCCTGATGCAGCTGAAAGAGGAATTCCGTACTTACGAGGCTCTGCGGCGCGAGCATGACTCTCAGATAGTTCAGATAGCCATGGAGGGTGGACTGCGCATCGCACCCGACCAGTGGTCCTCTCTGTTATATGGAGATCAATCTCACAAGTCCCACATGCAGTCTATCATAGATAAG CTGCAGACTCCGGCGTCTTTTGCTCAGAGTGTCCAGGAGCTGACAATTGCATTGCAGAGGACCGGAGACCCAGCCAACCTAAACCGTCTGCGGCCGCACCTAGAGCTTCTGGCCAACATTGATCCCAGTCCTG ATGCTCCCCCTCCCACatgggagcagctggagaagggGCTGGTAGCAGTGAAAACAGTGGTGCATGGGCTGGTGGACTTCATCCAAAACCACAGCAAGAAAGGAGCCGACCCTCAACAG CCTCCTCAGCACAGCAAGTACAAGACGTACATGTGTCGTGACATGAAGCAGAAGGGAGGCTGTCCTCGTGGAGCCAGCTGCACATTTGCGCATTCTCAGGAAGAACTGGAGAA GTATCGTAAAATGAATAAGCGCCTGGCAGCCCGCCTCCCTGGCTCAGGGGGTCTCATGTCGGATGAGGGTCTTCCTCTTGACGTCGGAGTGACCCGGAAGCCCTCGCCGCTCACCAACGGTAGCGGTGGATCCTCCTTGCCCCAGCTTATTGCCCGTGGCACCGACACGGTCCCGTATGAACTGTTGCGTAAACCcatgaagatggatggagggagtcCCAGCGCGCCAGGATCCCCACCGGATGG GATGGACTCTGTGCTGCCCAAGCCTGGTATGCCACCTCATGCCATGGCCCATTCAAGGATGCCAGTGGACCACCTTTCTGGGGTGAAGCACATGCCCGTGGTAGCAAGAGGTTCGCCCGTCTACCCCCAGGCACCGCACCCTGAGATGTGCTATGACTCTCGCCCGCCCCCCTCTGCTTCTCAGTATGACCCCCCTCAATACCCCACAG GCTACCCTTACCAACAGCCACCGCAGTACGTCCCTCGGGACTACATGCGTAACCCGCCACCACCCAGCGAGTCGGGACCCCCTTACCAGGACCCATATCCTGGCTATGGCCCTCCAGAGCGCTCGTACCAGGGCCCTCACTCCGGTCCACCTTTCTCTTACCCTCACCCGTCGCACCATGACAGAGGTCGCCACGGGAACTACAATGGCCCGCCACCTCCCCCACAGCCGTACCCGTCACAGAGGGACGGACTGGTCCGGATGAGTCCCGCTCCTCTTGACATGCCCCCGCAGTCAGTTGGACAAGCTAACTCCCTTTACCACCAGGAGCCCAGTTCACGTGATAGATACCCTCCAGATGGCTACTATACACAGGGGGCCCAGCCTCCACCCATGAGGGGTTATGTCCGG GGGCCTTCATACAGTGGTTCACAGCCCAGCCTCGACTACCTGCACAGACGCCGGCAGGAGCTGTTATCACAGCTGGAGGAAAGGAAGGTCATATCCCCTCCACCATTCGCTGCCTCGCCCACTCTTCCTCATCCCTTTCCCAGCGACTATCCTCCAGAG TACGGCGAGGAGAACTCCAAAACCATGGGGAAGTGCAGAGAGCCCGACTACGCAGGGCAGTACTCTCCCTGGTCTTGTGAAACCATTGGCTCCTACATTGGTACAAAGGATGCCAAACCCAAAGATGTTATGGGACCTGGCAGCATGGACATGATG AATGCAGAGGCTAAGAGTATGAGGGAACAATCACTGGAAGCTCCTCGGAGGGGCGCAGAAGTGAAGGACGATGACCCCATCATCCCATTTGGCCCCCAGCCCACTGTGTCACGCTTCGGTGCCATCTCCCGGACCTCCAAGACGGGCTACCAGACCACAGGTCCTGGGCAGGCAATGGCCTCCCCGCCACAGAACCCAAGCTCTAAACATATGGCAATGTCAT CTGAATACGCATATGGAAGCCATGGAGGATGGGGTGGAGCCTCATACCCCTCACACCAGactgcctcctcctctcagggacacttcagtGAGCG TATGCCTATGGCAGCTCCAGACAGAGAGCAGTTAAAGATTGAGCTGCAGCAAGTCAACCAGCAGATCAACCAACAGACCCAGATGCGAAGCATGGAG GCTTCCAGTAACtctttgctgctgcagagggagggcAGCGCGTTGGCAGGCCAGGCTGTGCAGGCCGGCCAGGGCCAGGCAGCAGCTCAACAGCAGCCCAAGTGGCCAGCAGTGGGAGCCAACACCACCCCTGTCTCCAGCGAACAGCTGAGCCTGGAGCTCcaccaggtggagagagagatcGGCAAGAGGACCCGCGAGATGGCTttg GAAAACCAAGTCACCCACGATGTTCAGCAGTATAAGATTAAACCTGCAGAGAATGGACAACCAGAGCATAAAACTCAGCTAGAAGAAATCTCCATGGCTCTTGG CGAGGTGTCGAACGGATCCAACAGTCTCCAAGAAAGTGCAGTGGGCGGGTCCATGCTGTCACTGACCAATAAGACGTCTGCTTTGGGCTTGTGCTCTGATCCAGGCGCCGCTGGTTCAGAAATGCAGAAGAATGGCGTCCATTCCTGCTCATAG